In one Microbacterium invictum genomic region, the following are encoded:
- a CDS encoding DUF3800 domain-containing protein, with protein sequence MAVIYLYADETGNLDYAQHPTGNESGFFGFGTAMFRDEHGDAIWRGHELRTRLAAHGLQVPRGFHAKDDSVATRNEVFAVIRELSPRFDTTFLLKSNAYASVRDRGQMYLYKLAWFLHIKEVIRQTSNPNDRVIIIAGSFGTNERASRAREAIRDVCDQLNRRVTLCVWDASTSWGLQVADYGLWGTHRYLVGKGGAWFEESVRPSLQSTFTPWGR encoded by the coding sequence GTGGCCGTGATCTATCTATACGCGGATGAGACTGGAAATCTCGATTACGCGCAGCATCCCACCGGGAACGAATCCGGCTTCTTCGGCTTCGGTACAGCCATGTTCCGCGACGAACACGGCGACGCCATCTGGCGTGGCCATGAGCTCCGGACGCGGCTGGCTGCGCACGGACTACAAGTGCCGCGCGGGTTCCATGCCAAGGACGACAGCGTTGCTACACGCAACGAGGTATTTGCCGTGATTCGTGAACTGTCGCCGCGCTTCGATACGACCTTCCTTCTCAAGTCGAACGCCTACGCGAGCGTCCGCGACAGGGGGCAGATGTACCTCTACAAGCTCGCCTGGTTCCTGCACATCAAGGAGGTCATACGTCAGACCTCCAATCCAAATGACAGAGTGATCATCATTGCCGGGAGCTTCGGGACAAATGAACGGGCGAGCAGGGCACGCGAAGCTATCCGAGACGTCTGTGATCAGCTAAACCGAAGAGTGACTCTGTGTGTATGGGACGCGTCGACTTCCTGGGGTTTACAAGTCGCCGACTATGGCCTTTGGGGCACGCACCGCTACCTCGTCGGCAAGGGGGGCGCGTGGTTCGAAGAGTCCGTGCGGCCAAGCCTTCAGTCGACGTTCACGCCGTGGGGCCGGTAA
- a CDS encoding SLC13 family permease — MKTWMLGLGLLAAGAVALLTGVLPASDLLAVADRVWSILLFVVAITVVAELAATAGVFDIAAAALSRLARGRTLLLWMLVVALAVGVTVFLSLDTTAVLLTPVVLAVARSHRLDPLPFALATVWIANTASLLLPISNLTNLLAVERISGGDILGFVALMWPAALTSILVSVALLFVVFRRRLRGRHEPAAPPVVTDRVQLRIAAGIVIVLLPLLVSGIPPWIPACLAALALVALFAWRSPRRLGPSLVPWSLLVFVSGLFVAVAALEALGALQPLEALIGPGDSAASLAGIAGTGAVAANLANNLPAYLLLESAADDPVRLGALLIGVNAGPLITPWASLATLLWHARVVAAGVSLSWARYALLGLAGAPLVVGAAVLALAATTV; from the coding sequence GTGAAGACCTGGATGCTGGGACTCGGGCTGCTCGCCGCGGGTGCCGTCGCCCTGCTGACCGGGGTCCTCCCGGCATCCGATCTCCTCGCCGTCGCCGACCGGGTCTGGAGCATCCTCCTTTTCGTCGTCGCGATCACCGTGGTCGCCGAACTCGCCGCGACCGCCGGGGTCTTCGACATCGCCGCCGCGGCCCTGTCGCGGCTCGCCCGCGGCAGGACCCTTCTGCTGTGGATGCTGGTGGTCGCCCTCGCGGTCGGCGTCACCGTCTTCCTCTCCCTCGACACCACGGCCGTCCTCCTCACCCCCGTCGTGCTCGCGGTCGCGCGTTCCCACCGGCTGGATCCGCTGCCCTTCGCCCTTGCCACGGTGTGGATCGCCAACACCGCCTCGCTGCTCCTGCCGATCTCCAACCTGACGAACCTCCTGGCGGTCGAGCGGATCTCGGGCGGTGACATCCTCGGTTTCGTCGCGCTGATGTGGCCGGCCGCGCTGACGTCGATCCTCGTCTCGGTGGCACTGCTCTTCGTCGTCTTCCGCCGGAGACTCCGCGGACGGCACGAACCCGCCGCGCCCCCCGTGGTCACCGACCGCGTGCAGCTGAGGATTGCGGCGGGGATCGTCATCGTGCTGCTGCCGCTGCTCGTCAGCGGCATCCCCCCGTGGATCCCCGCGTGCCTCGCCGCGCTGGCGCTCGTGGCTCTCTTCGCATGGCGCTCGCCGCGGCGGCTCGGCCCGTCACTGGTCCCGTGGTCGCTGCTGGTCTTCGTGTCGGGCCTCTTCGTCGCCGTCGCCGCCCTCGAAGCGCTGGGGGCGCTTCAGCCGCTGGAGGCACTCATCGGTCCGGGCGATTCGGCGGCGTCGCTGGCCGGTATCGCGGGGACGGGCGCCGTCGCGGCGAACCTCGCCAACAACCTTCCGGCCTACCTGCTCCTCGAATCCGCCGCCGACGATCCGGTGCGACTGGGAGCACTGCTGATCGGTGTCAACGCCGGACCCCTCATCACGCCCTGGGCGTCGCTGGCGACCCTGCTCTGGCACGCGCGGGTCGTGGCAGCCGGGGTCTCGCTGTCGTGGGCGCGTTACGCACTCCTCGGACTGGCCGGCGCGCCGCTCGTCGTCGGCGCCGCGGTGCTCGCGCTCGCCGCCACCACGGTCTAG
- the pdxY gene encoding pyridoxal kinase PdxY, translating into MKILSIQSAVAHGHVGNSAAVFPLQRIGVEVLPVYTVNFSNHTGYGAWRGPLIPPTDVAEVLTGVEERGVFGQIDAVLSGYQGSEGIGDVIVDAVRRVKAANPDALYACDPVMGNARSGCFVAPAIPVLLRERVVPVADIITPNQFELGFLTDTEPLSLESTLDSVDAARAMGPRTVLVTSVERPEREEGTLEMLAVDDAGAWIVQTPQLPMKANGSGDVTAALFTAHYLRTRSAAEALARTVSSVFDLLALTLESGERELQLVEAQEYYAHPRMQFPVAQVR; encoded by the coding sequence GTGAAGATCCTCTCCATCCAGTCCGCGGTCGCGCACGGCCACGTCGGAAACTCCGCGGCGGTCTTCCCGCTGCAGCGGATCGGCGTCGAGGTCCTGCCGGTCTACACGGTGAACTTCTCCAACCACACCGGATACGGGGCCTGGCGCGGGCCCCTCATCCCCCCGACCGACGTCGCCGAGGTGCTCACCGGGGTCGAGGAGCGCGGGGTGTTCGGGCAGATCGACGCCGTCCTGTCGGGGTACCAGGGCAGCGAGGGCATCGGCGACGTCATCGTCGACGCCGTGCGCCGGGTGAAGGCCGCGAATCCCGATGCGCTCTACGCGTGCGATCCGGTGATGGGGAACGCCCGCTCCGGATGCTTCGTTGCCCCCGCCATTCCCGTGCTGCTGCGCGAACGGGTCGTCCCCGTGGCCGACATCATCACCCCCAACCAGTTCGAGCTCGGCTTCCTCACCGATACCGAGCCGCTGTCGCTGGAGTCGACGCTGGACTCCGTCGACGCCGCCCGCGCGATGGGTCCGCGAACCGTGCTCGTGACGAGCGTGGAGCGCCCCGAGCGCGAGGAGGGCACCCTCGAGATGCTGGCGGTCGACGACGCCGGGGCGTGGATCGTGCAGACTCCCCAGCTGCCGATGAAGGCGAACGGCTCGGGAGACGTCACCGCCGCGCTCTTCACCGCGCACTATCTGCGCACCCGCAGTGCGGCCGAGGCGCTGGCGCGCACCGTGTCGAGCGTCTTCGATCTTCTCGCGCTGACCCTCGAATCCGGCGAACGGGAACTCCAGCTCGTCGAGGCGCAGGAATACTATGCGCACCCGCGGATGCAGTTCCCCGTCGCGCAGGTGCGCTGA
- a CDS encoding site-specific integrase, which yields MGKRFNGEGTFRERKPGLWEGRLGYTDEDGVRRRLSCYAPTERAARAKVREAAARIERGDPAKDSAKTVAQWCDHWCATTLEASTRKPTTKALMRSLINSHVKSARIGAVPLAKLRPSHFDSWVIDLRRKEKPLTSTNPQAKARALSDATIQRVFRVLSVVLDGAVRDGALAVNPARKVDQPRADRSEARVLNAREIRALLDAARAIDQDPRGWRTHSYPLFALIAATGMRKGEALALRWQDIDLDAATVTVRGTLSRVDGKLIVTAPKTRASRRVLPISQGAVQLLRTHRVAQLEDRMRAANVWVDSGHVFTTALGAPIDPRNVLRSIQAAARRAGVQDVDVHALRHSAATVMLDGGVHLKAVSTLLGHAGTQITGDIYAHLTAPTARKAIDDLGAAIGL from the coding sequence ATGGGTAAGCGGTTCAACGGCGAGGGAACCTTTCGCGAACGCAAGCCGGGACTCTGGGAAGGTCGGCTTGGGTACACCGATGAAGACGGCGTGCGCCGACGGCTGTCGTGCTACGCGCCGACGGAGAGGGCCGCGCGCGCCAAGGTGAGGGAAGCGGCAGCCAGGATCGAGCGAGGCGATCCCGCGAAAGACTCCGCCAAAACGGTGGCTCAGTGGTGTGACCACTGGTGCGCGACGACGCTAGAGGCATCCACTCGGAAGCCCACCACGAAGGCGTTGATGCGATCGCTCATCAACTCGCATGTGAAGTCAGCAAGAATCGGCGCTGTCCCGCTGGCAAAGTTGCGGCCGAGCCATTTCGACTCGTGGGTTATCGACCTCCGAAGGAAGGAAAAGCCCCTCACGTCGACGAACCCGCAAGCGAAGGCGCGCGCTTTGTCGGATGCGACCATTCAGCGAGTCTTCCGAGTGTTGTCCGTCGTGTTAGACGGCGCCGTGCGTGACGGAGCCTTGGCCGTTAACCCGGCCAGGAAAGTCGACCAGCCAAGAGCCGATCGCTCCGAAGCGCGCGTCCTGAACGCTCGCGAGATCCGCGCCCTCTTGGACGCCGCGAGGGCTATCGACCAGGACCCTCGCGGATGGCGGACACACAGCTACCCTCTGTTCGCTCTCATCGCCGCGACTGGGATGCGAAAAGGCGAAGCCCTCGCCCTGCGGTGGCAGGACATAGACCTCGACGCAGCGACGGTGACCGTTCGGGGCACGCTGTCTCGGGTTGACGGGAAACTGATCGTCACCGCGCCAAAGACCAGAGCATCAAGACGTGTGCTCCCAATCTCGCAGGGTGCGGTGCAACTGTTGCGGACGCACCGCGTGGCGCAGCTAGAGGATCGCATGCGAGCAGCGAATGTCTGGGTTGACTCGGGGCACGTCTTCACGACGGCGCTCGGCGCCCCGATTGACCCGCGCAACGTGCTCCGATCTATTCAGGCGGCCGCGCGACGTGCGGGTGTTCAGGATGTGGACGTTCACGCTCTGCGCCACTCGGCAGCGACGGTGATGCTTGACGGGGGAGTGCACCTGAAAGCCGTGTCGACGCTCCTCGGGCATGCGGGAACACAGATCACGGGAGACATTTACGCCCACCTCACCGCGCCTACGGCTCGGAAGGCGATCGACGACCTTGGCGCAGCAATCGGACTCTGA
- a CDS encoding DNA alkylation repair protein, whose amino-acid sequence MTAAGSGAAALVDDIRRGLRDAAEPERAPGQQAYMKSAMPFLGVRVPEVRAITSRIAAGRDADTVLAASRRLWDEATHREERYAAMALLRHRALRGELRLVPLVEHMVRTGAWWDITDELAHRLGDLLDTRPHDAVPLVRAWAQDDHLWIRRIAILSQLGRRARVDRDLLAEVIEHNASDFDFFIRKAIGWALRDIARVDPDWVRAFVTDHPLSALSVREATKHL is encoded by the coding sequence ATGACGGCTGCCGGCTCGGGGGCCGCCGCGCTGGTCGACGACATCCGCCGAGGCCTGCGTGACGCCGCGGAACCCGAGCGCGCCCCCGGCCAGCAGGCCTACATGAAGTCGGCCATGCCGTTCCTCGGCGTCCGGGTGCCCGAGGTGCGCGCGATCACCTCCCGCATCGCAGCCGGGCGGGACGCCGACACGGTGCTCGCGGCCTCGCGACGCCTGTGGGACGAGGCGACCCACCGCGAGGAGCGCTACGCCGCGATGGCTCTCCTCCGGCACCGAGCCCTCCGCGGGGAGCTGCGCCTGGTGCCCCTCGTGGAGCACATGGTGCGCACGGGCGCCTGGTGGGACATCACCGACGAGCTCGCCCACCGACTCGGCGACCTCCTCGACACCCGTCCTCATGACGCAGTACCCCTCGTGCGCGCATGGGCCCAGGACGACCATCTCTGGATCCGGCGCATCGCGATCCTGTCCCAGTTGGGCAGACGCGCCCGCGTCGACCGCGACCTCCTGGCGGAGGTCATCGAGCACAACGCCTCGGATTTCGACTTCTTCATCCGCAAGGCGATCGGCTGGGCTCTTCGCGACATCGCCCGCGTCGACCCGGACTGGGTGCGCGCCTTCGTCACCGATCACCCCCTCAGTGCGCTGTCCGTCCGCGAGGCGACCAAACACCTGTGA
- a CDS encoding phage major capsid protein: MTIKEQIKAELDKAQAIAAAADAAKRDLNPDEIQRVEGHLRTVKVLQGQLAESESPNARALADFLAGGRPPANEGSASKSPVGSKAAMAAAWAKDAAEAVQKAMGRGADGSKALVSGTVDVPSIVGHVAEIVGRPVSVLDLIKKPSSPARGDGNAFSYLRQTARTNNATAVPDGGAKPTSVYSFTDVESKFSVYAALSESLPLRYLSDFNGLVDILKSQLAAGVLEAIEADILAGPGTGDRFTGVLNTSGIQTQAAVTGDILTTLSNARYKALTAFQTPTAWVLNPADAQKLELLRESGTTGAFMFRNGLADAEKFLGDYPIVQTVLMPAGTALLGDWDQVELLVREGNHIDVDTAGTLFTTNSFVARAEGRFGLKVGRPLAFVRVTLPA, from the coding sequence ATGACGATCAAGGAACAGATCAAGGCGGAACTCGATAAGGCACAGGCGATCGCGGCAGCCGCGGACGCTGCAAAGCGAGACCTCAACCCCGATGAGATCCAGAGGGTCGAGGGGCACCTGAGAACCGTCAAAGTCCTCCAGGGCCAGCTAGCCGAATCCGAATCGCCTAACGCTCGTGCCCTCGCTGATTTCCTGGCGGGAGGCCGACCCCCAGCAAACGAAGGCTCGGCCTCGAAGTCGCCCGTCGGGTCGAAGGCTGCGATGGCGGCCGCATGGGCAAAGGATGCCGCCGAAGCCGTGCAGAAGGCGATGGGCAGAGGCGCGGACGGTTCGAAGGCTCTCGTGAGCGGGACGGTTGACGTTCCGTCGATCGTCGGCCACGTCGCGGAGATTGTCGGCCGCCCGGTGTCGGTGCTTGATCTGATCAAGAAGCCGTCCAGTCCGGCGCGAGGCGATGGCAACGCCTTCAGCTACCTCCGGCAGACCGCGAGAACGAACAACGCCACGGCCGTTCCCGACGGCGGAGCAAAGCCGACGTCGGTCTACTCGTTCACGGATGTCGAGAGCAAGTTCTCTGTGTACGCGGCACTTAGCGAATCTCTGCCGCTGCGGTACCTGTCCGACTTCAACGGCCTCGTGGACATCCTCAAGAGTCAGCTCGCTGCAGGTGTGCTCGAAGCGATCGAGGCAGACATCCTGGCTGGCCCAGGAACCGGCGACCGATTCACCGGTGTGCTCAACACGTCCGGCATCCAGACGCAGGCTGCCGTGACCGGCGACATCCTGACCACGCTCAGCAACGCCCGCTACAAGGCGCTGACCGCGTTCCAGACACCCACGGCGTGGGTGCTCAACCCGGCAGACGCGCAGAAACTGGAGCTGCTGCGAGAGTCGGGCACGACCGGTGCGTTCATGTTCCGAAACGGGCTCGCTGACGCCGAGAAGTTCCTCGGCGACTACCCCATCGTGCAGACCGTGCTCATGCCCGCAGGGACCGCGCTGCTCGGCGACTGGGATCAGGTCGAGCTGCTGGTGCGTGAAGGCAACCATATCGACGTCGACACCGCCGGGACACTGTTCACCACGAACAGCTTCGTCGCCCGCGCTGAAGGTCGGTTCGGGCTGAAGGTGGGGCGCCCGCTTGCGTTCGTGAGGGTGACGCTTCCGGCCTGA
- a CDS encoding DUF6790 family protein: MTGVPPEAARSAAPQKTPLFIGLLPFAGVILFVIAEIVGFVVTGGADALRWTTMNAVLFLIGSSSVGNGIAHLFFGPVIARSIGWQPGPFQFEVGAANLGIGVAAIVAAAAFDSDAWLAPILAALIFLVLAGIGHIRAIVVERNLSINNAGPILVLDFLIPLVTLALWIWLTLS, translated from the coding sequence ATGACCGGTGTACCGCCCGAGGCCGCCCGATCCGCGGCACCCCAGAAGACTCCGCTCTTCATCGGCCTCCTGCCGTTCGCGGGGGTGATCCTCTTCGTCATCGCCGAGATCGTCGGCTTCGTCGTCACCGGCGGCGCGGACGCCCTGCGCTGGACGACGATGAACGCCGTGCTCTTCCTCATCGGGTCCTCCAGCGTCGGCAACGGCATCGCCCACCTCTTCTTCGGCCCGGTGATCGCCCGATCGATCGGCTGGCAGCCCGGCCCGTTCCAGTTCGAAGTCGGCGCGGCCAACCTCGGCATCGGCGTCGCCGCGATCGTCGCCGCCGCCGCGTTCGACTCGGATGCCTGGCTCGCCCCGATCCTCGCCGCCCTGATCTTCCTCGTCCTCGCCGGCATCGGTCACATCCGCGCGATCGTGGTCGAGCGCAACCTCTCGATCAACAACGCCGGGCCCATCCTGGTGCTCGACTTCCTCATCCCGCTGGTCACACTGGCTCTCTGGATCTGGCTCACGCTCTCGTGA
- the thrS gene encoding threonine--tRNA ligase, protein MRVNGEPRDLATPVDDGDDVEPITIDSPEGLSILRHSTAHVLAQAVQRTVPQANLGIGPPITDGFYYDFGVDQPFTPDDLKAIEKEMQRIVREGQRFVRRVVTDEEARAELASEPFKLELIGLKGGADKTEGASVEVGAGELTIYDNVDRDGETVWKDLCRGPHVPNTRSIGNGWALQRVAGAYWRGSEKNPQLQRIYGTAWASKDDLRAYQHRLEEAAKRDHRKLGRDLDLFSFPEEIGSGLSVWHPRGGIVRGEMEQHARRRHIEGGYTYVYTPHISKEDLFLQSNHLVTYREGMFPPITLDEERDAEGVVTKAGQDYYLKPMNCPMHILIFKERARSYRDLPMRLAENGTVYRNELSGALHGLTRVRGFTQDDSHLFVTPEQLEGEATRVLEFVISMLRDFGLDDFELELSMRDDEKEKWIGSDEFWEYSTDALRNVAVASGLKLTEVPGEAAFYGPKIDLKTRDAIGRTWQLSTVQVDPNLPERFELEYTDRDGQKKRPIMIHRALFGSIERFFAILLEHYAGAFPVWLSPVQVVGVPVAEEYADYLDQIVGRLRGEGVRAEVDHSDDRMQKKIRTHTTQKVPLILIAGEQDRSAGTVSFRFRDGTQENGIAVDDAVRRIRAAIDGHLLVNTAEDFGV, encoded by the coding sequence ATGCGCGTGAACGGCGAACCACGAGACCTCGCAACGCCCGTCGACGACGGCGACGACGTCGAGCCCATCACCATCGACAGCCCCGAGGGTCTGTCGATCCTGCGGCACTCGACCGCGCATGTCCTGGCGCAGGCCGTGCAGCGCACCGTTCCGCAGGCGAACCTCGGAATCGGGCCGCCCATCACCGACGGGTTCTACTACGACTTCGGCGTGGACCAGCCCTTCACCCCCGACGACCTGAAAGCCATCGAGAAGGAGATGCAGCGCATCGTCCGCGAGGGTCAGCGATTCGTCAGACGTGTCGTCACCGACGAGGAGGCGCGGGCCGAGCTCGCGTCCGAGCCGTTCAAGCTCGAGCTGATCGGGCTGAAGGGCGGAGCCGACAAGACCGAGGGTGCGTCGGTCGAGGTGGGAGCCGGCGAGCTGACCATCTACGACAACGTCGACCGCGACGGCGAGACGGTGTGGAAGGACCTCTGCCGAGGTCCGCACGTGCCCAACACCCGCTCCATCGGCAACGGCTGGGCCCTTCAGCGCGTGGCCGGGGCCTACTGGCGGGGGAGCGAGAAGAACCCGCAGCTGCAGCGCATCTACGGCACCGCCTGGGCGTCGAAGGACGACCTGCGGGCCTATCAGCATCGCCTGGAGGAGGCGGCCAAGCGCGACCACCGCAAGCTCGGCCGCGACCTGGACCTGTTCTCGTTCCCCGAGGAGATCGGATCGGGACTGTCGGTGTGGCATCCCCGTGGCGGAATCGTCCGCGGCGAGATGGAGCAGCACGCCCGGCGTCGTCACATCGAAGGCGGCTACACCTACGTCTACACCCCGCACATCTCCAAGGAGGACCTGTTCCTGCAGTCCAACCACCTGGTGACCTACCGGGAGGGGATGTTCCCGCCGATCACCTTGGATGAGGAGCGGGACGCCGAGGGTGTCGTCACCAAGGCGGGGCAGGACTACTACCTCAAGCCCATGAACTGCCCGATGCACATCCTGATCTTCAAGGAGCGTGCGCGCAGCTACCGCGACCTGCCGATGCGCCTCGCCGAGAACGGGACCGTGTATCGCAACGAGCTCTCGGGGGCGCTCCACGGACTCACCCGTGTGCGCGGATTCACCCAGGACGACTCGCACCTCTTCGTCACCCCCGAGCAGCTGGAGGGGGAGGCGACCCGCGTGCTGGAGTTCGTCATCTCGATGCTGCGCGATTTCGGTCTCGACGACTTCGAGCTCGAGCTGTCGATGCGCGATGACGAGAAGGAGAAGTGGATCGGCTCGGACGAGTTCTGGGAGTACTCCACCGATGCGCTCCGCAACGTCGCGGTCGCGAGCGGTCTGAAGCTCACCGAGGTCCCCGGCGAGGCGGCGTTCTACGGACCGAAGATCGACCTGAAGACCCGCGACGCGATCGGCCGCACCTGGCAGCTGTCGACGGTCCAGGTCGACCCCAATCTGCCGGAGCGGTTCGAGCTCGAGTACACCGACCGCGACGGTCAGAAGAAGCGCCCGATCATGATCCACCGGGCGCTGTTCGGATCCATCGAGCGGTTCTTCGCGATCCTCCTGGAGCACTACGCCGGCGCCTTCCCGGTCTGGCTCTCGCCCGTGCAGGTCGTGGGGGTGCCGGTCGCGGAGGAGTACGCCGACTACCTCGACCAGATCGTGGGGCGACTGCGCGGCGAGGGCGTGCGCGCCGAGGTCGATCACAGCGACGACCGCATGCAGAAGAAGATCCGCACCCACACCACGCAGAAGGTGCCGCTGATCCTCATCGCCGGCGAGCAGGACCGGTCGGCGGGCACGGTGTCGTTCCGGTTCCGTGACGGCACCCAGGAGAACGGGATCGCCGTGGATGACGCGGTCCGGCGCATCCGCGCCGCCATCGACGGCCACCTGCTCGTGAACACCGCCGAGGACTTCGGTGTCTGA
- a CDS encoding helix-turn-helix domain-containing protein, whose amino-acid sequence MGFKLADWAYGLDLPSTQKVVLVALCHRATDKTHETFVGQETVAQMIGQTRRSVTAAMGHLEASGIISRERRYNKRGSRTSDRIVINTYVKNVPTGQVNDVHVHDVHLGESNVQMTSRLGERRSQQEELRSSYQSVITQSGQISFEEFWLVWPRHEGKKDAQTAWRKALKRAPANEILTAARALAASNPEPRFVTSAAKWLDGDRWNDEPPVCASAATASEQSPIGHEWMGFAR is encoded by the coding sequence ATGGGGTTCAAACTCGCCGACTGGGCCTATGGCCTCGACCTCCCTAGCACGCAGAAGGTCGTTCTCGTGGCGCTGTGTCATCGAGCGACTGACAAGACTCACGAGACATTCGTCGGCCAAGAGACTGTCGCCCAGATGATCGGACAGACGCGCCGCTCGGTAACGGCTGCGATGGGACATCTCGAAGCGTCGGGCATCATCAGCCGCGAGCGTCGATACAACAAGCGCGGGTCGCGCACGTCAGACCGAATCGTGATCAACACCTATGTGAAGAACGTTCCTACAGGTCAGGTGAACGACGTTCACGTGCATGACGTTCACCTAGGCGAGTCCAATGTGCAAATGACGTCGAGGTTAGGTGAACGACGTTCGCAGCAAGAAGAACTTCGTTCTTCCTATCAGTCAGTGATCACTCAGTCTGGGCAGATCTCCTTCGAAGAGTTCTGGTTGGTCTGGCCAAGGCATGAGGGGAAGAAGGATGCGCAGACGGCTTGGCGCAAGGCCCTCAAGCGCGCCCCCGCAAATGAGATCCTCACCGCAGCTCGGGCTCTAGCTGCGTCAAATCCCGAACCGAGATTCGTTACGTCTGCGGCGAAGTGGCTAGACGGCGATCGATGGAATGACGAGCCGCCAGTGTGCGCGAGCGCTGCGACCGCATCGGAGCAATCTCCGATCGGTCACGAATGGATGGGCTTTGCGAGGTAG
- a CDS encoding helix-turn-helix domain-containing protein, with protein MSARPICPISEAQEYLGGISRSALYELIDRGSVERVHIGKRAFVTRDSMDRYVASLAGAV; from the coding sequence ATGTCGGCTCGTCCCATCTGCCCCATCAGTGAGGCACAGGAGTATCTCGGCGGCATTAGCCGCTCGGCGCTCTACGAACTCATCGACCGCGGATCGGTCGAACGGGTTCACATTGGCAAGCGCGCGTTCGTCACCCGCGACAGCATGGATCGGTATGTCGCGTCTCTGGCCGGTGCGGTGTGA
- a CDS encoding HIT domain-containing protein, translated as MSDADRGGDDLVAAAELAGVPDEFQRLWTPHRMAYIQAGPEPLREVCPFDEAPRKSDEDGLIVFRGETAYVLLNLFPYNSGHLLVCPYRHIATYDEATPEEVAEIGALTQTAMRVLRKVSRCDGFNIGMNQGAVAGAGVAAHLHQHIVPRWATDANFFPIIAKTKALPQLLGDVRVAIADAWPA; from the coding sequence GTGTCTGACGCCGACCGCGGCGGCGACGACCTCGTCGCCGCCGCGGAGCTGGCAGGCGTCCCCGACGAGTTCCAACGCCTGTGGACGCCTCACCGGATGGCGTACATCCAGGCCGGCCCCGAGCCGCTGCGCGAGGTGTGTCCGTTCGACGAGGCCCCGCGGAAGTCCGACGAGGACGGACTGATCGTCTTCCGCGGCGAGACGGCGTACGTCCTTCTGAACCTCTTTCCGTACAACTCCGGGCATCTTCTCGTCTGCCCCTATCGGCACATCGCCACCTACGACGAGGCGACGCCGGAAGAGGTGGCCGAGATCGGCGCTCTCACCCAGACCGCGATGCGGGTGCTGCGGAAGGTCTCGCGCTGCGACGGCTTCAACATCGGCATGAACCAGGGTGCGGTGGCGGGGGCCGGCGTGGCCGCGCACCTTCATCAGCACATCGTGCCGCGGTGGGCGACGGACGCGAACTTCTTCCCGATCATCGCCAAGACCAAGGCCCTCCCGCAGCTCCTCGGTGACGTGCGGGTCGCGATCGCCGACGCCTGGCCCGCCTGA
- a CDS encoding cupin domain-containing protein, translating into MASPHVASLHTAPITFEGDAGEIRRLTRTDFPMLRRMSIQRIVLAPGGVREPQWNVNAHQLAYVTRGRVLVSVLGNADAFATFVVDAGQMFHIESGAVAHIENVGDGDAEIIAALRSAHPQHFSFAGSVNAMTDSVLGNTYDLPAVAFEILPRRDPTPIFRRQGPVRIPDTAGLPNARLFDADGQQSPLSYGYGFAKLARAQYWAALEDISMYHLHIAGNGMREPHWHPVTAELGYVWKGRGRMRVLGPDGTVDQYELEPGQVYFIPRAFPHHIETLGDDGLDFLIFFDQPTPGDIGYRATASAFSREVLAGAFGIPERDLPTLPFTPIDPLIVERRNPRDA; encoded by the coding sequence ATGGCCTCGCCGCATGTCGCATCGCTGCACACCGCTCCGATCACCTTCGAGGGCGATGCCGGGGAGATCCGCCGGCTCACCCGGACGGACTTCCCGATGCTCAGGCGCATGTCCATCCAGCGGATCGTCCTCGCCCCCGGCGGCGTTCGCGAGCCGCAGTGGAACGTCAACGCCCACCAGCTCGCCTACGTCACGCGGGGCAGAGTGCTGGTCTCCGTCCTCGGCAACGCCGACGCCTTCGCCACCTTCGTCGTCGACGCCGGTCAGATGTTCCACATCGAGTCGGGTGCCGTCGCGCACATCGAGAACGTCGGCGACGGCGACGCGGAGATCATAGCCGCGCTCCGCTCGGCCCATCCGCAGCACTTCTCCTTCGCCGGCAGTGTGAACGCGATGACCGATTCGGTGCTCGGCAACACCTACGACCTCCCGGCGGTGGCCTTCGAGATCCTCCCTCGACGGGACCCGACCCCGATCTTCCGACGCCAGGGCCCCGTGCGCATTCCCGACACCGCCGGACTTCCCAACGCCCGGCTGTTCGACGCAGACGGACAGCAGTCGCCACTGTCCTACGGCTACGGGTTCGCCAAGCTCGCACGCGCGCAGTACTGGGCCGCGCTCGAGGACATCTCGATGTACCACCTCCACATCGCCGGGAACGGAATGCGCGAGCCGCACTGGCATCCGGTCACCGCCGAGCTCGGCTACGTCTGGAAGGGCAGAGGACGGATGCGGGTGCTCGGCCCCGACGGAACCGTCGACCAGTACGAGCTCGAGCCCGGGCAGGTCTACTTCATCCCGCGCGCCTTCCCGCACCACATCGAAACCCTCGGCGACGACGGACTGGACTTCCTGATCTTCTTCGACCAGCCCACCCCGGGTGACATCGGCTACCGGGCGACTGCGTCGGCGTTCTCCCGCGAGGTGCTCGCCGGCGCGTTCGGCATCCCTGAGCGGGATCTGCCGACGCTTCCCTTCACGCCGATCGATCCGCTCATCGTCGAGCGGCGGAACCCCCGCGACGCATGA